A stretch of Synechococcus sp. MIT S9220 DNA encodes these proteins:
- a CDS encoding Ycf66 family protein has protein sequence MLATIAGDLCLLLGLAVLLLPLLATELSRPRDGIWGGIVLLLGLVLVTSSDRLRGAPMLAVICSALLISRLGAEVAQSRWQRLSQEEQQRLQSKERWATSAQQLSTSVTTLLTNLQAAIGSLKPEPPADNREEGSSRSGKRWVRPEDSNQPDTTEDALSTTLEKPKEATAPNLASEDG, from the coding sequence ATGCTGGCCACAATCGCTGGAGACCTTTGTCTGCTGTTGGGCCTGGCGGTCCTGCTGCTGCCATTGCTCGCCACGGAACTGAGTCGGCCCAGAGACGGGATCTGGGGAGGCATTGTGCTGCTGCTCGGCCTGGTTTTGGTCACCAGTAGTGACCGCCTGCGCGGTGCACCGATGCTCGCCGTCATCTGCAGCGCGTTGCTGATCAGTCGACTCGGCGCAGAGGTGGCCCAATCACGCTGGCAACGACTCAGCCAAGAGGAGCAACAGCGACTGCAGTCAAAAGAACGTTGGGCGACGAGCGCGCAACAGCTCAGCACGTCGGTCACCACACTGCTGACCAATCTGCAGGCTGCTATCGGCAGCCTGAAACCCGAACCACCTGCTGACAATCGTGAAGAGGGCAGTAGCCGCAGCGGCAAACGCTGGGTTCGCCCTGAGGACTCCAATCAGCCAGACACCACGGAGGACGCACTTTCAACAACCCTGGAGAAGCCCAAGGAAGCAACGGCACCCAACTTGGCCAGCGAGGACGGATAA
- the gatC gene encoding Asp-tRNA(Asn)/Glu-tRNA(Gln) amidotransferase subunit GatC — protein sequence MSKITADDVRKVAHLARLDLPEEKITTYTGQLERILDYVDQLQGVDTEGVPPTTRAVEVVNATRTDKVEPTQVREELLEQAPLREGDFFRVPKILAE from the coding sequence ATGAGCAAGATCACCGCCGACGACGTGCGCAAGGTGGCCCATCTGGCCCGCCTCGATCTGCCTGAGGAGAAAATCACGACCTACACAGGGCAGCTCGAGCGGATTCTCGATTATGTGGATCAGCTCCAAGGCGTGGACACCGAAGGTGTTCCTCCCACCACCCGTGCGGTGGAAGTGGTGAATGCCACCAGAACAGACAAGGTGGAACCCACCCAGGTGCGAGAAGAACTTCTGGAACAGGCACCTTTGAGAGAAGGAGACTTCTTCCGAGTGCCAAAAATCCTGGCCGAATGA
- a CDS encoding DUF3177 family protein, which yields MSDFTTRTLVWLTYRLGATIALGIPLVLLIWSGLRRDPALVRLLGIYWKVASLLAISVLLLTDQRPIGYFTAFLAPLLMAASLWFWVDLNEELADSPPGRALPFTVRVWRWALTLFALFAAVMSGSALGCTRQLETDSCRLWLEAPQGLHRVAERVFDFVFGGEWTMAVAAFIGYVALVAYVVGLLQWALVRLPKQGRVAGDF from the coding sequence GTGTCCGATTTCACAACACGCACCCTGGTGTGGCTCACCTATCGCCTCGGGGCGACGATTGCTCTGGGCATTCCGCTTGTGCTTCTGATCTGGTCGGGGCTTCGACGCGACCCTGCCTTGGTGAGGTTGCTCGGGATCTACTGGAAAGTGGCAAGTCTGCTGGCGATCAGCGTGCTGTTGCTGACTGATCAACGGCCGATCGGCTATTTCACGGCATTTCTGGCGCCTCTGCTGATGGCTGCGTCTCTTTGGTTCTGGGTTGACCTCAATGAGGAGCTGGCCGACAGCCCTCCGGGGCGCGCGCTGCCGTTCACCGTTCGGGTCTGGCGATGGGCCCTCACACTCTTTGCCTTGTTCGCCGCCGTGATGTCGGGTTCGGCACTGGGTTGCACCCGTCAGCTCGAGACCGATTCCTGTCGGCTTTGGCTGGAGGCGCCCCAGGGGCTGCATCGAGTCGCTGAGCGTGTGTTCGACTTCGTCTTCGGTGGTGAGTGGACGATGGCCGTGGCGGCCTTCATCGGCTACGTGGCTCTGGTGGCTTACGTCGTCGGCCTGCTGCAGTGGGCTCTGGTGCGTCTTCCCAAGCAGGGACGGGTCGCCGGGGATTTCTGA
- the ileS gene encoding isoleucine--tRNA ligase, producing the protein MSKETRDANAEGRPSYKDTLNLLQTSFGMRANAVKREPELQSFWSENGIDLKLGLQNSGPIFTLHDGPPYANGPLHMGHALNKVLKDVINKYQILRGRKVRYIPGWDCHGLPIELKVLQSMDQDQRQALTPIKLRKKAAAYARKQVDGQMKGFQRWGIWADWQEPYLTLQKNYEAAQIKVFGEMVLKGHIYRGLKPVHWSPSSQTALAEAELEYPDGHTSPSVYVAFPAVELPAPLRDALSTEGIELPGDADALGKTLQVAIWTTTPWTLPANLAVSVNERLDYALVDDGEGRLLVVAADLIDSLATTLERPLVRKATVKGALLSGLTYRHPLLDRTSPVVIGGEYITTESGTGLVHTAPGHGVDDFHTGQKNGLPVLCPVDEAGTLTDEAGPFAGLNVLKDANPVIIDALETAGALLKQEAYGHRYPYDWRTKKPTIFRATEQWFASVDGFRQQALDAIDRVEWTPASGRNRIEAMVKERGDWCISRQRTWGVPIPVFYNRSGGDVLLNADTLAHIEALIAEHGADVWWEKDEADLLPPAYADQAEQWRKGTDTMDVWFDSGSSWAAVSNQQEGLGYPADLYLEGSDQHRGWFQSSLLTSVAVNGHAPYQRVLTHGFALDEKGRKMSKSLGNVVDPMVIIEGGKNQKQEPAYGADVLRLWVSSVDYSADVPIGAGILRQLADVYRKVRNTSRYLLGNLHDFNPADDAIPVEKLPLLDRWMLQRTAEVMDEITEAFESYEFFRFFQLLQNFCVTDLSNFYLDIAKDRLYVSAPSDRRRRSCQTVMSLIIERLAGLIAPVLCHMAEDIWQNLPYEVEETSIFQRGWPTVPADWRNPSLSEPIQRLRELRAAVNRVLEDCRSRQELGASLEAAVRIETRNPELESALNWLNENGDAEADGLRDWLLVSQLQLGGEPWAELLADQTDDTAIIEVSRARGIKCERCWHYESDVGQHTQHPTLCGRCCNVLNRR; encoded by the coding sequence GTGAGCAAGGAGACGCGCGACGCCAACGCCGAAGGACGTCCCTCCTACAAGGACACGCTCAACCTGCTGCAGACCAGCTTCGGAATGCGCGCCAATGCCGTGAAGCGAGAACCAGAGCTGCAGTCGTTCTGGAGTGAGAACGGGATCGACCTGAAGCTGGGCCTGCAGAACTCAGGGCCGATCTTCACCCTGCACGACGGACCGCCTTACGCCAATGGCCCCCTGCATATGGGCCATGCCTTGAACAAGGTTCTCAAAGATGTGATCAACAAATATCAGATCCTGCGAGGACGCAAGGTTCGTTACATCCCTGGCTGGGACTGCCATGGCCTACCGATCGAACTGAAGGTGCTGCAGTCGATGGATCAGGATCAGCGCCAAGCGCTCACACCGATCAAGCTGCGCAAAAAGGCCGCCGCCTATGCCCGCAAGCAGGTGGACGGCCAGATGAAAGGGTTTCAGCGTTGGGGGATCTGGGCCGACTGGCAAGAGCCTTACCTCACCCTGCAAAAGAACTACGAAGCGGCCCAGATCAAGGTCTTCGGCGAGATGGTGCTCAAAGGGCACATCTACAGGGGTCTCAAACCGGTGCATTGGAGCCCCAGCTCGCAGACAGCACTAGCAGAGGCAGAGCTCGAGTACCCCGATGGCCACACCAGCCCCAGCGTTTACGTCGCCTTCCCGGCGGTTGAACTACCCGCACCGCTGCGCGACGCCCTCAGCACAGAGGGCATCGAATTGCCCGGTGATGCCGACGCACTCGGGAAGACCCTTCAGGTGGCGATCTGGACCACAACCCCCTGGACGCTTCCGGCCAACCTGGCGGTCTCCGTCAATGAACGCCTGGACTATGCCCTCGTCGACGATGGTGAGGGGCGGCTGCTTGTGGTGGCCGCTGACCTGATCGACTCCCTCGCCACAACGCTGGAGCGACCACTCGTCCGCAAAGCCACGGTGAAGGGAGCGCTGCTTTCCGGACTGACGTACCGCCATCCCTTGCTGGACCGCACCAGCCCCGTTGTGATCGGCGGTGAATACATCACGACGGAATCGGGCACAGGCCTCGTGCACACGGCACCAGGCCATGGAGTCGACGACTTTCACACAGGCCAGAAAAATGGCCTACCTGTTCTGTGCCCTGTCGACGAAGCTGGCACGCTCACGGACGAGGCGGGACCCTTCGCCGGTCTCAATGTCTTGAAGGACGCCAACCCAGTGATCATCGACGCGCTCGAGACGGCAGGAGCACTGCTGAAGCAGGAGGCCTACGGACACCGCTACCCCTATGACTGGCGCACCAAAAAGCCCACGATCTTCCGTGCCACCGAACAGTGGTTCGCCTCCGTCGATGGCTTCCGTCAGCAGGCCCTGGATGCCATCGATCGAGTCGAGTGGACACCCGCTTCAGGTCGAAACCGCATCGAGGCGATGGTCAAGGAACGGGGCGACTGGTGCATCTCCCGACAGCGCACCTGGGGTGTGCCGATCCCCGTCTTCTACAACCGCAGTGGAGGCGACGTCCTGCTCAACGCCGACACCCTCGCGCACATCGAAGCGCTGATCGCCGAACACGGTGCCGATGTGTGGTGGGAAAAAGACGAAGCTGATCTTCTGCCTCCCGCCTATGCCGATCAGGCTGAGCAATGGCGCAAAGGCACCGACACCATGGATGTGTGGTTCGACTCCGGCTCCAGTTGGGCCGCAGTCTCCAACCAACAAGAGGGCCTTGGCTATCCCGCCGATCTGTACCTGGAGGGCTCTGACCAACATCGCGGCTGGTTCCAGAGCTCATTGCTGACATCAGTGGCAGTCAATGGTCATGCTCCCTACCAGCGAGTGCTCACCCACGGTTTCGCCTTGGATGAAAAAGGTCGCAAGATGAGTAAATCGTTGGGCAACGTTGTTGACCCGATGGTGATCATCGAGGGCGGCAAGAACCAGAAGCAAGAACCTGCCTACGGCGCTGATGTGCTGCGCCTGTGGGTGAGCTCGGTTGACTACTCCGCTGATGTGCCGATCGGTGCCGGCATCCTTCGCCAACTCGCGGATGTCTACCGCAAGGTGCGCAACACCAGCCGCTACTTACTGGGCAACCTCCACGACTTCAATCCAGCCGACGACGCCATTCCTGTGGAGAAGCTGCCGTTGCTGGACCGCTGGATGCTGCAGCGAACTGCGGAGGTGATGGATGAGATCACGGAAGCGTTCGAGAGCTATGAATTCTTCCGCTTCTTCCAACTACTGCAGAACTTCTGCGTGACCGACCTGTCGAACTTTTATCTCGACATCGCCAAGGACAGGCTCTATGTGAGCGCACCCTCCGACCGACGACGAAGGAGCTGTCAGACCGTGATGTCGCTGATCATCGAACGACTGGCTGGTCTGATCGCTCCTGTGCTGTGCCACATGGCCGAGGACATCTGGCAGAACCTGCCCTACGAGGTAGAGGAGACATCGATTTTCCAGCGCGGTTGGCCAACTGTTCCAGCCGACTGGCGCAATCCCAGCCTCAGTGAACCGATCCAGCGATTGCGAGAGCTGCGTGCTGCGGTGAACAGAGTTCTGGAGGACTGCCGAAGCAGACAGGAACTGGGGGCATCGCTGGAGGCAGCCGTCAGAATCGAAACTCGCAATCCAGAGCTGGAGTCAGCCCTCAACTGGTTGAACGAGAACGGCGATGCGGAGGCTGATGGTCTGCGCGACTGGCTGCTGGTCTCTCAGCTGCAATTAGGAGGAGAGCCCTGGGCCGAACTCCTCGCCGACCAGACGGACGACACCGCGATCATCGAGGTGAGCAGAGCCCGTGGGATCAAATGCGAACGCTGTTGGCACTACGAGAGTGATGTGGGCCAGCACACCCAGCATCCGACCCTGTGCGGGCGCTGTTGCAATGTTCTGAATCGTCGCTGA
- the crtR gene encoding beta-carotene hydroxylase produces MTQALGQPATQGAQTRLRSVPREFLAPPAALNLTVGLFLGGYVLAALTIWGWFAAGWPLPVLLATGFLALHLEGTVIHDACHKSAHPVPWINQAMGHGSALLLGFSFPVFTRVHLEHHAHVNDPNNDPDHIVSTFGPLWLIAPRFFYHEWFFFQRRLWKRWELMQWGLERSVFLVIVVAAAKFQFLPFVFNCWFAPALMVGVTLGLFFDYLPHRPFTSRNRWKNSRIYPGRLMNWLIMGQNYHLIHHLWPSIPWFDYKPAYEATKPLLDSKGSPQRLGIFETRRDGYNFLYDILVGVRSHKRRRGKMRRVARFMPLRRLQRPWLGFVNEIAIKTESKRSSSSSR; encoded by the coding sequence ATGACACAGGCCCTCGGACAACCTGCAACGCAAGGCGCCCAGACTCGCCTGCGCTCTGTGCCGAGGGAATTCTTGGCACCACCTGCTGCGTTGAACCTCACCGTGGGGTTGTTTCTTGGTGGTTATGTGCTGGCCGCACTGACCATCTGGGGTTGGTTTGCGGCGGGATGGCCCCTACCAGTGTTGTTGGCAACCGGTTTTCTGGCTCTGCACTTAGAGGGCACCGTCATTCATGACGCCTGCCATAAATCAGCGCATCCTGTTCCCTGGATCAATCAGGCCATGGGGCATGGCTCAGCACTGTTGCTCGGCTTCAGTTTCCCTGTTTTCACCAGGGTTCATCTCGAGCATCACGCCCATGTGAATGATCCCAATAATGATCCGGATCACATCGTGAGCACCTTCGGACCTCTGTGGTTAATCGCTCCACGATTTTTCTATCACGAGTGGTTTTTCTTTCAGCGCAGATTGTGGAAGCGCTGGGAATTGATGCAGTGGGGTCTCGAGCGCAGTGTCTTTCTGGTGATTGTTGTTGCTGCGGCCAAATTTCAGTTTCTTCCCTTTGTCTTCAACTGCTGGTTTGCTCCAGCTCTCATGGTTGGAGTGACTCTGGGACTGTTTTTTGATTACTTACCCCACCGACCTTTTACATCGCGTAATCGCTGGAAGAACTCCAGGATCTATCCAGGCCGGCTCATGAATTGGTTGATCATGGGTCAGAACTATCACCTCATCCATCATCTATGGCCATCGATTCCCTGGTTTGATTACAAACCTGCCTATGAGGCAACCAAGCCTTTGTTGGATTCCAAAGGCTCCCCGCAGCGGCTGGGGATTTTTGAAACACGTCGCGATGGATATAACTTTCTCTACGACATTCTTGTTGGTGTTCGTAGCCATAAACGCCGTAGGGGAAAAATGCGCCGTGTCGCCAGATTCATGCCTTTGCGTCGGCTTCAAAGACCCTGGTTGGGATTCGTTAATGAGATTGCGATTAAAACCGAGTCAAAGCGTTCGTCCTCTTCCTCTCGCTGA